Proteins encoded within one genomic window of Triticum aestivum cultivar Chinese Spring chromosome 2D, IWGSC CS RefSeq v2.1, whole genome shotgun sequence:
- the LOC123054676 gene encoding uncharacterized protein: protein MASHPSPPPPPEYPRPPAGTTISALGDDQLREIFLRLPDLPSLAAAAFTCRAFLSAVRSSRAFRRRFRELHAPPLIALFLTPCMHTVPAFPSSRRPSAGFSPLRDHAAASDSEWGLDFRDIAYDDGFICIENRTTKQQVLYNPQTAALILRPKEDHDMPYGSSLEFHILSPEEDQRPSRVVYVRHDYSWAWVRVAVLSSDTMEWQMFPETATPLPEGSRHAASTVVDGFICWEFVSLNEVSLSEYILVLNTDTFQFSRIDLPPPLRVVYPKFKIGQTKDRNLCIVIEKDCTLFLWICKTGDDGVQRFVLHSTFPLHARFMEVTSCSVEDRFSVQLMTVFNGFVYLSICPWKSFRDKYRSPEWFMSFSLETAELNQHFKNRKRIGCSVHPYLAWPPLVDNTEDSEYEVTGNSVGSVGPESTEKDSSFLIKTLRSFKEALIKDDDANVAEIEAFLLCIDVDDEKNSLARKIIALDEILITVRDRVLRAGADSEFYRLRAGADSEFYRQKTETESWWQMCKGKLWRAFFGS from the exons ATGGCTTcccacccgtcgccgccgccgccgccggaatacCCTAGACCACCCGCTGGAACCACCATAAGCGCCCTCGGCGACGACCAGCTCCGAGAGATCTTCCTCCGCCTCCCGGACCTCCCCAGCCTCGCCGCTGCCGCCTTCACCTGCCGCGCCTTCCTCAGCGCCGTCCGCTCGTCGCGCGCCTTCCGCCGCCGCTTCCGCGAGCTGCACGCACCCCCGCTCATCGCTCTCTTCCTCACACCCTGCATGCACACGGTACCGGCCTTCCCCTCCTCACGGCGCCCCTCCGCCGGATTCAGTCCCCTCCGAGACCACGCCGCCGCTTCCGATTCCGAGTGGGGGCTCGATTTCCGCGACATTGCCTATGACGACGGCTTCATTTGCATCGAAAACCGGACCACCAAGCAGCAAGTTTTGTACAATCCCCAAACAGCTGCCCTGATTCTCCGCCCCAAGGAGGACCACGACATGCCCTACGGCAGCTCCCTTGAATTCCACATACTCTCTcccgaagaggatcagaggccgtcccGTGTGGTCTATGTCCGTCACGACTACTCGTGGGCTTGGGTACGCGTCGCCGTCCTCTCATCCGACACCATGGAGTGGCAGATGTTCCCGGAGACCGCGACGCCGCTGCCCGAGGGCTCCAGGCACGCAGCCAGCACGGTGGTGGATGGGTTTATCTGTTGGGAATTCGTGTCCCTGAACGAGGTATCTCTCAGCGAGTACATTTTGGTGCTCAACACAGACACCTTTCAGTTCTCTCGAATTGATCTGCCTCCGCCCTTGAGAGTGGTATACCCAAAATTTAAGATTGGTCAGACCAAGGATCGGAACCTCTGCATCGTCATTGAGAAGGATTGCACGCTTTTTCTTTGGATCTGCAAAACCGGTGATGACGGCGTCCAGAGATTTGTGCTGCACAGTACGTTCCCGTTGCACGCTAGATTTATGGAGGTCACCAGCTGTTCAGTGGAAGATCGATTCTCAGTGCAGCTTATGACGGTCTTCAATGGCTTTGTGTACCTTTCTATTTGCCCCTGGAAGAGTTTCAGGGATAAGTACAGATCCCCTGAGTGGTTCATGTCCTTCTCTCTGGAAACAGCGGAGCTGAACCAGCATTTTAAGAACAGAAAGCGAATTGGCTGCTCTGTCCATCCCTATTTGGCCTGGCCTCCTTTGGTAGACAACACG GAGGATTCAGAATATGAAGTTACTGGAAACAGCGTTGGAAGTGTTGGTCCTGAGAGCACAGAAAAGGATTCATCGTTTCTTATAAAAACATTACGATCATTCAAAGAAGCTTTGATTAAGGATGATGATGCAAATGTTGCTGAGATTGAGGCCTTCTTACTTTGCATTGATGTCGATGATGAGAAGAACTCTCTTGCTAGGAAAATCATTGCTTTAGATGAAATATTGATAACCGTGAGAGATCGTGTCTTGAGAGCAGGTGCAGACTCTGAATTCTACAGACTGAGAGCAGGTGCAGATTCTGAATTCTACAGACAGAAGACAGAAACAGAGAGCTGGTGGCAAATGTGCAAGGGGAAGTTATGGAGAGCTTTCTTCGGTAGCTGA